ataattattattgcaACCAAACGATTCAACGTGTGGGAGATTCTAACCATTATACTTTCTTTCTGTATGACTTTCACAAAAGACGTGGATCGCCACCCTAACGCAAATTTTGTGGAGAGAGTGCTTCAACCATATTATTCTAGACCATACACAGTAGGAAGATTGGAGTTCAATGTGATGCTTGAAAATCAAGGGGATGCAAACAATTCTTCTTGCTAATATATTTTCAGTTAATGAACAAATTGGTCGATATTCTCAAAGTCACCACTACAATGAAACTCAAAGAGGAAGTATAGACTATATACAATATTTGGGCAGGAAATACAATATTGAGATCTTCCCTCTCGTCCCTTCACAAAAGTGCATAGTAAGATAGTTCATAATTGTACATAAAATGTAGTTCACCCAATGAGACAATGTTAAATTAGATATCTGCTTATCTCCAACACTGCTAATTTTTCCTCCCAGAGTACACCCATGTCTGGGTTCTCACTTCTCTAGTTCTTCCATAGGTTCTCCAATGGTAAACATTGAGAAGTTCCCATAGTCACTCATTGCAGCTGGATCCCTATGTTTCCAACATTGCATCATAAGTAAACAATTTTCTGTAAGAGTGAAGATTAATAATCCTATTCAGTTTTGAGAGTGAAATGAAAATGTAGTTTGAGAGTAAAAAAAACATACAGAGAAGATACTTTTCCAATGTCTATGTTCAAATATACCTTCTGAGGTTCAGTGAGTCACTCAACTATTGAACAACAGTTCACAGTTCAGCACAAATCTAATTAAGATTAGAACTTTTCAGGAATTGTTAAAGTATTTACACTTGCTTGAATTTTATATAAGCAGTCAGCTTTTCTATAACTAGTCGACGTCTACATTTCAATGAAGATCATATGGGTTTCATAATTCAGAAATCTTATTATTGAAAACCATATAATCTtcatctaaattttgaaaaccaTGTGCACTCAACTTGTTATTTGACATAGTGTTAGGTGACCAATCAGGACAAGGGGGAACAGAAACATAGAGGAGACAATCGAGACAGAAAAGCATCACCTGAtcattcttttttcttcaaaaatagtCTTCAAACAGTGGAAATTGATGATACTTGATTCATATTCATAACTTGGAGGCAGTAATATGAAACTTACAATGGATTAGCGCAAGCACGTGACCCAGTCATCAAGAGAGCAATGTTCCACAATTGATGTGGGCTCAGACTTATAGACCCGATTTGGGGGTTTCAGCTACTGCAGTTCCTTCAGCTGTTTTAAAAAATCATCATGTGAATGAAGTGCACAGCAAGAGGGAGGGGAGTATAAAAATGAATGTTGATGGTGATGTTTAGGACAAAGGGATCGAATAGAATATTGAAAAAATGAAATCCGTAGAGGAGAAAATCACTGCCTAATATAACAGATGAGAGAGATGTTTCTAGTGTTTCTCAAAATAAATTGGCTGGTCAAAATTTAAGAATCCATATATCAAAATAGGCTTACCTGGTGAAGGTGGCTAATATTTGAGTTCTTTCACCAGGTAGCTAAAAATATTAGCTAGTTCGTGAAAGAACTCAAATGTTTCAATTTTCATGTATGCAtcttctatcaaatcaatctcTGGCTTTTTAATTGAAAAAGGAAGAATGAAACTGAAGTGCatccaaaatattatattaaggCCAGATCAGGAATGGAGCAGTAGCAAAAAAAGTGACAACGACAACTTTTATAAAACTGCAAAGAGTGATTCATTGTCCTGTATTGGCACAGAGCTCCATTTGCTTGCATCCATGGCAGACCCAATAATCATTTATGGCTTAGAAACTAGATATGCTTCCTTTATCTGGATGCATCGTTTAGTTTTCAAGGGGATCATGTTTTGCTACCAATTCCCTAAACTCACAATCCACTATCGCGAAGAAAGGAACATCCAATTAATAGTTTCTTGGAACATCCAATTAATAGTTTCTTAGTCATCCAAAATACCATTTTTGGGAGTTTGAAGACATGATATACTTCCTTGACCCCACCCTTTCTGCACCCGCTTCAAATTTTTCAAGGCTGCTGCACTTCCATCATCTCTGTCAAAACAGGATAGACAGTTAAGGAAATATCATGAAACACTATGAAGAAATTTCACAAAGCAAATTAAAGAATAATCTATCAAGAGCCAGTTTAGTCAAGGTATCACATAATAATGGAAACGATAAGATTCATAGAGAACCACATCTTTTGTAGGCTTTCCACCTTCTGTATACCGCTTGTATAACAGGGTTCTCCATAATCAGTAAATTATCACTTCAATGGGAAAGTAATGGAAAGGGACAGAAGAAAGAAGGCAAAACATGAGCCATGACAATGACAGAATCCATATTCCAAACTACGTTGGCTTTACCTAACCAAGTTTAGGCTAAACATGCAGGGATGAATCATACTCACGATGATCCTATTAACCAGAAGTGCGACACTTTTTCCTTTTAATATTCTTCCTCCACAGGATTcatattttttcctttaaatAAATTGGCATATGACATGATTTCTCATAGATCCAGAAGTTCTACAACCTAATCACTTTAAACAATGTTACATGTTGCTAAAGGTTTCATTTATAGAGTGCTTAAGCTCTGAGCTCCAGTTATAGCTAGGGTATGAAATTTGTCGCTTAAGTAGTGTTTTACCAAAGGTACTAAGGTACTAAGGCATGTGCCCCATCTCCTGTTGGTCCTGTTGACTATATCTTTAAGAGGGCAAATAATAGACAATAAATCTAGTTGGTAAATTGCTACATATCTGTTAAAGAGTGTTACAAACGTAATTTGTGATTAcgaataagatttttttaaaataaccaTGGTGTCCGGGACAACTTACATGCACCTCGACTAATTacacatattttttttccattagCGGTTTCTTCATCAAGGACCACTTTAGTTTTGCTTTGTGCTTAAAGCTCCAATAGACTTTGGTGCTTTCTGCCCTATTCGCTTTTGACGACTCTGAGGTTACCCCAGGTAAAAGCTGCTCTAGTAAACTCAATGTATTCACCTTTTGAGGTAGAAACAACTAAGTTTCTAAATAGTAGAGGACCACCTAATCAAACGGAAAAATATGGATAAAGAAGATGAACTTAAACTCCTTACCTGTGAACAATTGCCTGCCAACCATCTCCGCCATATTTACTTCGCTTTATGTGATTTAACTCCCTATAGTTTTGGTAAGCTTTATTACCCACCTTACCTTCTGAAACCATCTCTAGCATCCTCTCCGCTAGTTCATCTGCCTCATGcttttgtcccaatttatgtaaGCCATCAATAACTGGCATGAAGGATGCAGGATCAAACCCATACCCTATGTGCATCATCTTGGTGAGAATATCATGAGCACCTTTTAAATTCTCCACCTTACAGAGCTTGTCTATAAGATCTTTGTAAAGGAAACTTCCTAGATCTAAGTGTTTGTCTATTGCAGTTTCCAGAAATTTCTTAGCTTCCAAGATTTCACCGCCAGCAAGAAATTCATTGAATATCAGTGCGTAGAGCGCTTCACTGTGACCACATATACTGGAGGCTATATCAAATGCCTCTTGAGCTGGTCTGAACTCACCAGTCCTGCAATATGATTTAATAAGTAACTCAAAGGTATGAATATTAGGAATTATTCCTTTCTGAAACATTTCATTCAAAAGAGGAATTGCTTCTTCAGTTCTCCCAGATTTGCATAAACATCCAATCATGATATTGTAAGTGTAAACATTTGGAgaaattcctttttctctcatttcatcCATCAGGCCACACATTTcaaatatttgatttttattcCCCAATCCGAGTATCAAAGAATTATAAGTCCGTAAGCTCTTTTTACAACCTTTCTTCTCCATGTCCTTTAGAACTTGAAATGCAGATGATATCTTTCCTCCTTTACACAAATGATGTAAAATAGTATTGTAAATAATTGAATCAGGGTACAACTTCTTTCTCATCATCTCAATAAACTTCTTCTTAGCTTCATCAAGCTTCCCTTCTCTGAATAAACTGTTAATAATGGTTGAATAGGTGATCAAGTCAGGCAGACATTTCCTACCATGATCATCTTTGTTAACCAAACTCATAAACGAATTTCCAAGATCGCCAAGGGCAACACTTCCATGACTCCACATTTCACTCACAATGTCAACAGCTTTGTCCACCTCTCCAGTTCGGCAAAGACCATGAATCACGATGTTGCAGCTCACAGTATCCAGGCCATAACCTCTCTCATTCATCTTCTGCAGTAACTGTTGTGCCTCTGATACTTTCCCTTCTTTCCACATGCTATGAAGTAGAGTATTACAAGTGTATTTATTTGGAATGCATCCACTATTCATCATCTCATGCAGAATATTCTTTGCCTCAGTCACTTTACTTTTTGTGCAGTAGCCATGGAGTAGAGTGCTATACGTAACTGTATCTGGGAATATACCATCATGTATCATTAAGCTCATCAACATTTTCGCATCACCAAGCATCCCATTCTTGCAGAGGCCATCAATCACGATGTTATATGAATAAATCGTGGGATCTACTCCATTTTGGGACATTTCTTTCAGAACTGTTTGAGCCTCCAACAGCTTTCCATTCCTAACCAGTCCACACAACCAGATATTGTAGCTCTGCACATTAAAGAAAATATCATCTTTCTTCATAGATTCTGTCAGTGTCCTTGCTTCTTCCAGCATCCCTTTCTCACAAAATCCCTGCAACATCAAATTGAAAGTTACAACATTAGGCCTTGGCAAGCCGAATACCTCATCGATTTGCATATCTCTGAAAATTCTCGAAGCTTCAAGAATCTTCCCCGAGTTGCAAAGAGCTGAGATCCTAGAATTGAAGGTAACAACATCAGGAACTAGCCCGTCCTCCCTCATCCTCTCAACCAACCTCTCAGCCTCATCAACGTCGCCTTTCTTGCAGAAACTTGCTATTAGAGTGTTGTAGATTATCACATTAGGACAAACATCCATCATCCTCATCCTATCCAGAAGTTTCAAACCATGTAAAGAAAGTCCAAATTTGCAATACCCACGGATCAAAATCCCGAAAGTGAACTCATTGGGCTGACACCCTTTGTTAGGCATAACATCAAACAGGTGGCGGGCATCTTCCAAACGATCCGAATTACAGAGTCCATCAATGAGAAGATTGAAGGTATAAGTAACAGGGGAAACGGAAGCGGAAATCATATCTTCATACAACCAATACATAAAATTGGGgaaatcaaattttaaagattTCTGTATAAGCAAATTGTAGAGTGAGACTTCGGGTGGTGGGTGATGAGAGCGAGTAGAGCGGAAGAGAGAAATGGCGTCATGAATGTGGTCATGGGCAGCTAGGAGCTTGACGATGGTGTATTGAGAAGGAAGAGAGATATGAGGGGATAGAGAAAGGAGGAAAGAGTGAAGTGTGTGTATTTGGGTAAGCATTTGGTAACGGAGGAGGATGCGGGTAAGGGAAGGAATTGAATGGAGTGGGGGATTGGGGGTAGACAGAGTGCGTCTCAAGAGTTGCCATGCCAGCTGAGGATTGCTGCTGTTCTTGATTAATGCTTTTGTTAGCCTTTTCGTTTGCTGCTCCATCTAACACTTGCTTCTTCCTCACATTTCACTTCAAACCATACTATCTCTATTCTGGTCTTAGATATCCCTTCTCACACACAATATATCAAGGAGAAAACAGTGTAAAAGACCACAACTTTCCTATTTACTGGAGAAAATTGTGGGAGGTGACAAAAAtgttttcaattaaaaaaatgtgataATTTTGACAAGCCAaggttaaattttttataaattagggATTAAGTTAAATAGtgggtaaaatatatttttttcaaacttcTTAAActttaatacaacaacaacacatcTAGTCAAATCCTACAAGTGGATCTGGgtaggataaagtgtacgcaaatCTTACCACTATATCATGAagatagagagactgttttcgaaagaccctcggctaaAAGGTATTAGCCCCAAGTATGTAGACTATGTAgactttttttattagtaatccttTTCTAGTGTGTTGAATGTAAAattggtaagttaatttcacctaagtcctCGATCCAGAAAATAAGTGGATTTTACTATGCAATTTGATCcgtctacgagtgtatgctttactaatcCTTACCAATAATTCAAgataattagatgaggatgattaaccccaaatctcattgtttaatcACTTTTCCCATCCGTTACCTCCTTAATCTGGCAAGTAGGAATAAAGAGAGTTCTAATTGCCCACCgttaaaaagtaataaaaataaaggaataaataatacatgcatgcacactatccaagaattattttttattaagtctgcatcgttaattcttcatggttctcacaatcctagttgtggaattagctactcacAACTACGTGATCATAATGAATAATATTTGGGTTAAAAGAAATCATGCACTTACAATAACGAATGTGAGAattcaaaatcttcaaataaaattcaaatgtAATTGTTGATAACAAAAATcagaattcaagaataaaagcccaAAATCAGTTGaagctatattctcaaacccaaGTATGTGCATTCTGTAAAAATAAACCTAagagtgtatttatagacaactaatcctaagtaaatatgaatttaaaaaaattaggaaacTTTAAGTCTGTTGGGTTTTACGACTCAATTCTACTAATTGTCATTAGGTtgatgagtcgtagacccaaCTCGTAATCCAACACTTTGCACTGAAGAAATCTTCTTCTTCATGAAATCCTTCTATAACTTGTAACTTCCAAGACGGCTCACAAACTTGAATCATAAATCAGGTCATGGTTTCATCTTCTGCACTCCTTTCTATGAGTGTCTTTTATGACTTGTAGACATAGGAACGAGTCTTATACTTGACTCATAACTTTAACTCTGCCTCAATTATTCACTATCACTTTGACGATTGTAGATGAAGACTCATAGACTTTTGAATAAGTCATAGACTAGACTCGTAATCTTCAGCTTTGCCATTATTCCTCACTACTATTTTGACGACTGATACCTATGATCTGTAGAAATTACTATGACTTGTAGGATGGATTTGTAAGCTCCAAAAAACTCTTGAACTCATTGTTGTGCTTCCTCAATTAATACTCCGACTTAGTTTCCTCCAAAACAATCacaactaacatcaaatatactaaaaaacgcttaaaagacatgcatattctcatgtttaaattattaaaagtatcATAAATCCAAGGTACATCAGTATGACCATACattcatctcaacatcctcatctctacaacatgcatcttctcaaTATAAGAGTTCTTGACTCGCCAGCACTCCCACCCTATATAACAAAGATGACCTAACCACCATTCCATAGAAtatacctttaagtttaggtggtatcttcttatcacacaggactCCAGAGGCAAGCCTCTATTTTATTTATGCTACCCCAATGCGATGTGTGATATCATCATCAGTGTCCCTACTACTCTGGATGACaaatccaagatatttaaaactTTCTCTCTTAGGGATAGGTTGGGTTGAAAGCCTCACTTCCATGCCCTCTTCGTCCATCGCAACACTAAATTTgtactccaagtattctgtttttgtcctactcaatttaaacCCTTTAGAATCTATGTCATGaaccgacctagggcctagccgtAATACGGCGATCGGAAACccaaaggatcccaaccaagtctcttagtATAACATTCATGAGAATACACTAGGTAATAAGAAATCAAGCAAAATCAAGATATAGAAGCAAAATACTCAAtaagaacataagtctcaaaatacaGAAATAAGAGACAACATACACTCtcactatctaacatgcctctaatactagATGGGGGATTgagacaagatcctagctcacccaacaGAGAACATAGAGTAACGAAGTATAACtatcaaatgaaataaatattatgtcttcgaactgtgaggactcaccaacaagaagATAATAGTAGACTCTAGCCATGAGCGACATGGGGATGAACGTATTTGCcggcccctacattatgatagaATATAGGCAAAATGTATGCATTAGAagtggaatgcactaagtatgtgagaatatgcatgaacaataaatatggGACATTATCAGTATGAATCatagatgcaagaccaatatcattaAAGCATGAGTAAACATGAAAAACCTTAAAACTTTTATCTCATTAGCCAGTGCGTCAaaaaatcataatcatcatgAGAGATCACACATGTGGGAGATAACTggcattaagaccatgcgagctattagaTGGAATTCAATGAtccccacatcaagaagggctgagactacttgccaaggtagactccatctaattattatcatcatgttctatatgtggatctactagctaggctatATTGACAAACCTATAGCGGcaatgtagtttaagagactagaggttgTTACTAGAGCTTAGGTCaatcccccacctcaaagtctattcggtgctaagtacatcatcccacgaaatacatatcaTGTAGTAATCATCAATCATAGTTGTGATAGCCATAaacttttcataatcataaatcataaatttgTTTATAGGAATATCTCATTATCAACTAATTAATGTAATGTGGGTATAAGTCTTACACAACTTCACCTTTAGGGTCTTTAGTCAACTTcctcattaaggatcttaagtcaccctttcattCGAGTCTTGAGTCACCTTTAAGGATATAAAGTCTCTCTTCGATTAAACTTGcttgaaatatcattaaaaCATGCATTATTCATAAACGtatttgcataaagcatcttacAACTCATTCATCAAGCTTTCAtggaaataacttgaaaatcatgatcatatctcataaattatacttaaaactagcatatagcatgggtcactgaaattcaacttgaaatcatgcaacatgaagtgaattatgcataattaagctAATAGCATagatatatatcataattgagaaggcccaatgcaaaacatgaaattagggcttttaatttaagaaatcataaaagaattgagaagaattctttgggattccatgggtaaaATGTACTCACGGATGAAGTCTCGTataccttgaccttgaagagccctaaattgaaaagaatggAGGCTTTACCTTGAATAACTCCCTTGAATTTCTTGTAGAAGAAGAAGACCatagagagaaaacttgggagagaagtcttgTGATTTAGGAATTATGGAGGGAATAAGAGAGTTACAAAGCTTTAGGGTAGCCAATAAGTAGGAATATAGCCTCAAAAATCATCCACGTTCATTAATGAAACATagagaaaagactaaaataaccctcattaaaactgaatCTGAAACTCAGGACGGACCATCACCATGGACTATTAAAAGCACCAGGGTCTATGGTCCCCTCCGTCGTTTCTCACTTGTGATTTTTTGAAAAGGTTTTAGAAAGGTTGCCCACCATGAGACCCACCATGGACCGTTATGGAAACCAAGGTCCATGGAGGTCCTCCGTGGTGGTTTCCTTAGACTTAGATTCTTGGGGTTGTAGGGAAGTTTCAGAACTTCCTTCACGGAGACTTTCACATTCTATAGAGATCATCACGATCCGTGAATCAAGGGTATAGTTCTAGGCATACAAGAAGGTCTGTAGGGATGGCCACTATAGAACACACCACGGTTTGTGAAAGGCTATACAACCTGTAGTGGTGAGGCGTGGTTCCTACCTTAGGAAAGTTACTAAGGGTCTCAGAAGAAGGGTCACCATGGCTCGTGTTTCTCACCATGACCGTGGTCCCTTATCATGGTCTCTTTTCTGCAGGACTGAGTTTCATAACCCTGACCACGATAATACATCACGAAGCGTGGTAAGGACCATGACCCATGATGGCTTTCGTGGTCTTCACCTAGTACCAAAAATTGAAATGTTctacaaatttatcttttgttcctcGTTTTCCTCTTTCCAACTTCTAGGATCTTACACTCCAGAATTTGTCTCGAAACCTCCAATCTATCATTAACTCCGTCTCAATTCTTATTAATCTAttctatgtcatccgcaaatagcatacaacatggaacctcctcctgaatagactatgtcagctcatccatcaacaagataaaaaagaaaaggactcaACACATCAGATCCCTGATGTAGTCCCATCTCAATAGAAAAATGCTCTGAGTCACCTCCCACTATCCTAATCCAAGACTTGGATCCAGCACGCATGTcctttatcgccctaatatacaTTATCGGGACATATCCCTTGGAACTTTTTCATAAGTATTTTCAatatcaatgaataccatataaAGATCGCTCTTTCTTTCCATAAATTTCTCCACCAATCTCCTCATGAGATGGATTGCTACAATAGTCGACTGTCACATTATGAATCGAACTGATTCTCTGAAATTGACAGTcatctcctcaccctcatctccaccactctctcccaTGTATTAAActttaataaaatacaaaatatccCAACTCCCATTATTGGACCCCCAACTGATCCAATTCAAATCAGTTTTCAAATCTCCAAAAGTGTCCGTCTTTTCAAGTTCTCTCTCATTGCTTCAAGTTATTTTTATTCTCtctcattttttcttcttcaagttattCGGTTCTCTTTCAGGTActttttcttcaagttctcttctttgcttttcatcttcttcatcattcGTATCCTTCTCATGCTGTTATTGTCATTATGAATAGAGGTAAAAAAAACTTCTTAAATAGTTAGAGTTTTGAGTTTTCTTAAACAGTTAGAGTGTgatgatttaaaaagaagaagaagaacatgaattttttcttagtttaacatatttaattttttaatgccTTAAATGcatattgtatttgtatttgtTGTGGTGGTGGGTCTGACATTGAtgaaaatctaaaaatatttgaaaaatctaaatatgaaataaatggtATATGAATGAAATAGGAGAGAAAATAAGAGTAAAAAAAGGTGAGTAGTTGTTGCAACAACCTCAaaatttgtcttatttttttcaataaacGAGGTACTTGCGTCAGCCACTCTCTCAATTGTTGAAAAAAATTTATTAGTTGTTGAATTTGTTACAACAACTTAAGTAGTTGATGAAGCATTCACTTAAGTTGCTGCAACAAATTTCTTAACTTACAACCATAAGTAGTTGATGCagtaatgtcacgacccaagcctagggcctagacgtgacatggcgaatgaggaacccgaaagtatctcaaacaagcctcttagcattcttttagcctttcataggtaatgatgataaatagacaagcggaaatcataataataaatcttcaacttacatatgtccaacaatacctctaactattagatttaatggggctaagacaagttcctagctcaccctcaatcataatagaagaaatgccataataaaatatcttaacatatcataagctagaaagacaaaggagtattgttcccagaacatgggaactcaccaaaagtagtcttcgatggaatatcaactagccacgtggaggagaacgaggaggagcaccgatccctacatggtgatatcatgtaggcaaaagagtatgcgttagtactttgaatgtactaagtatgtaaggatgcatgaacattgagaaaatattataacatttatgtaatatggaacataatgtaatacatgcataataaatcatatggatatcctttaaaacattcattttgtgggaagctaaccataaccgacatttaagaccatgcgagctattacatggaatccaacataaccccctacgttggccggggagactacttgccaggtagaactccgtcaacttcattcatttctttaactttaactttaagggctatttatggatccattagcctaagcctacaagggctcctatgttggcacatagttaatgagacaaggggttgctactaggattcccttaccgaatcccacctcaatgcctcattcggtgctaagtcaatcccacagaatagtttaatacttcaaaatattcatagcatataacttgagaattcaaacatcatattcggtagaatagctcattaaaacatttgataattcaaatacgcaagaattttccttattgcataaagaatccatgattcatatcatttcatcattctttcatttcataagactccctttttgatcatagatattgctttcataaatatttatttggagtcaaagctttcaagtcaaactttattaaaaatatagtaaaactaggtgggttcaaatcacttcaacttgcaaatatgtatgtaaataaatatacataaatactttgaaatccattaattaaaaatcatgctttaaacaacccaccatgaatttcaagaatttttaaatagataaataagagaattacttgtaaaccataaattcatacatataaacttatgttgcatcaaaatagaccaataatcattagtttaaccatgattcatactattaagtaaaaataaaaattaacataagaaaatattacttaaaatcaagatatttaattaaaagagtttttggactacatgggtggaagaacccatggataaacacccacataacttagagtaaagtttaaagaaaataaacataatttatcatataatcaaaataatttagacatgagagtggaaggaatactctcattgaaaccttacatacctggaaaccgaagctttagttggtaccggaagacttaatgaacactcttgagtcctagcttctctccttgccggaacgttttgtgtactacccggaatatatgaatcaccggaatagtatttcttcactactaagaactaaaactatatttgagaatgtgtatagagagaagatttgcttgagaaagcttgatgaataaaatgaggaaataaggtgggtatttataggtgggaaagatgacctaacaataaataaaataattataaataaaaatctaaaaatttagtggaatatattgatgtcatggatgatgttaaatggaggacaatttatgtcatgagtgatgtcaaatgtatctagatctttctatggtaggtgaaatgagttatctttgacagaatactctttttggaagctgcgtttgaataagataaattccttattaggatttggtgtcttcataagaattgtatatatggaagtct
The sequence above is a segment of the Solanum dulcamara chromosome 11, daSolDulc1.2, whole genome shotgun sequence genome. Coding sequences within it:
- the LOC129873084 gene encoding pentatricopeptide repeat-containing protein At2g17140 isoform X1; the protein is MEQQTKRLTKALIKNSSNPQLAWQLLRRTLSTPNPPLHSIPSLTRILLRYQMLTQIHTLHSFLLSLSPHISLPSQYTIVKLLAAHDHIHDAISLFRSTRSHHPPPEVSLYNLLIQKSLKFDFPNFMYWLYEDMISASVSPVTYTFNLLIDGLCNSDRLEDARHLFDVMPNKGCQPNEFTFGILIRGYCKFGLSLHGLKLLDRMRMMDVCPNVIIYNTLIASFCKKGDVDEAERLVERMREDGLVPDVVTFNSRISALCNSGKILEASRIFRDMQIDEVFGLPRPNVVTFNLMLQGFCEKGMLEEARTLTESMKKDDIFFNVQSYNIWLCGLVRNGKLLEAQTVLKEMSQNGVDPTIYSYNIVIDGLCKNGMLGDAKMLMSLMIHDGIFPDTVTYSTLLHGYCTKSKVTEAKNILHEMMNSGCIPNKYTCNTLLHSMWKEGKVSEAQQLLQKMNERGYGLDTVSCNIVIHGLCRTGEVDKAVDIVSEMWSHGSVALGDLGNSFMSLVNKDDHGRKCLPDLITYSTIINSLFREGKLDEAKKKFIEMMRKKLYPDSIIYNTILHHLCKGGKISSAFQVLKDMEKKGCKKSLRTYNSLILGLGNKNQIFEMCGLMDEMREKGISPNVYTYNIMIGCLCKSGRTEEAIPLLNEMFQKGIIPNIHTFELLIKSYCRTGEFRPAQEAFDIASSICGHSEALYALIFNEFLAGGEILEAKKFLETAIDKHLDLGSFLYKDLIDKLCKVENLKGAHDILTKMMHIGYGFDPASFMPVIDGLHKLGQKHEADELAERMLEMVSEGKVGNKAYQNYRELNHIKRSKYGGDGWQAIVHRDDGSAAALKNLKRVQKGWGQGSISCLQTPKNAEGTAVAETPKSGL
- the LOC129873084 gene encoding pentatricopeptide repeat-containing protein At2g17140 isoform X2 → MEQQTKRLTKALIKNSSNPQLAWQLLRRTLSTPNPPLHSIPSLTRILLRYQMLTQIHTLHSFLLSLSPHISLPSQYTIVKLLAAHDHIHDAISLFRSTRSHHPPPEVSLYNLLIQKSLKFDFPNFMYWLYEDMISASVSPVTYTFNLLIDGLCNSDRLEDARHLFDVMPNKGCQPNEFTFGILIRGYCKFGLSLHGLKLLDRMRMMDVCPNVIIYNTLIASFCKKGDVDEAERLVERMREDGLVPDVVTFNSRISALCNSGKILEASRIFRDMQIDEVFGLPRPNVVTFNLMLQGFCEKGMLEEARTLTESMKKDDIFFNVQSYNIWLCGLVRNGKLLEAQTVLKEMSQNGVDPTIYSYNIVIDGLCKNGMLGDAKMLMSLMIHDGIFPDTVTYSTLLHGYCTKSKVTEAKNILHEMMNSGCIPNKYTCNTLLHSMWKEGKVSEAQQLLQKMNERGYGLDTVSCNIVIHGLCRTGEVDKAVDIVSEMWSHGSVALGDLGNSFMSLVNKDDHGRKCLPDLITYSTIINSLFREGKLDEAKKKFIEMMRKKLYPDSIIYNTILHHLCKGGKISSAFQVLKDMEKKGCKKSLRTYNSLILGLGNKNQIFEMCGLMDEMREKGISPNVYTYNIMIGCLCKSGRTEEAIPLLNEMFQKGIIPNIHTFELLIKSYCRTGEFRPAQEAFDIASSICGHSEALYALIFNEFLAGGEILEAKKFLETAIDKHLDLGSFLYKDLIDKLCKVENLKGAHDILTKMMHIGYGFDPASFMPVIDGLHKLGQKHEADELAERMLEMVSEGKVGNKAYQNYRELNHIKRSKYGGDGWQAIVHRDDGSAAALKNLKRVQKGWGQGSISCLQTPKNGILDD